Proteins encoded in a region of the Leishmania major strain Friedlin complete genome, chromosome 14 genome:
- the IG-NH gene encoding putative inosine-guanine nucleoside hydrolase — protein sequence MPCRKIIIDTDCGGDDAIGIMTALADPNTDVIAMTAVWGNVNVNQGMENIGKLLDVFERDIPFYKGAEAPLVSDPETVQWGGFGKDGFGDADFPPSARVLVQSKTHAALAITELLRAAKPDEDAVYQLVCLGPLTNIALAMRLDPEVFHVLGSETEPAITIMGGASEAKGNSNLTSEFNMHCDPEAAYIVFNQRSMRPVRVVSWEVTVDCSMTWTFFDKWIGRQENGKKQQNRFQVFIEKVFQRLETFTRPLPDGTKANTGDAEATQDNTCVIPDAVAVVAALYPESILDRFITYCTVELHGRETRGQTCLDWYGTKQSMAKRGRWCNCELITRVDNARFLEAMNGILEYNV from the coding sequence ATGCCTTGCCGAAAGATCATTATCGACACGGActgtggcggcgacgatgccATTGGTATCATGACCGCACTGGCAGACCCTAATACTGACGTGATCGCCATGACGGCCGTCTGGGGTAACGTCAACGTGAACCAGGGAATGGAGAACATCGGCAAGCTCCTCGACGTTTTCGAGCGCGACATCCCCTTCTACAAGGGCGCCGAGGCGCCGCTCGTGTCGGATCCCGAGACGGTGCAGTGGGGTGGCTTCGGCAAGGACGGCTTTGGCGATGCAGATTTTCCGCCGTCCGCGCGGGTGCTGGTGCAGTCCAAGACgcacgccgccctcgccatcacggagctgctgcgagcgGCTAAGCCGGACGAGGATGCTGTCTACCAGCTCGTCTGCCTGGGACCCCTCACCAACATTGCTCTGGCGATGCGACTTGATCCGGAAGTGTTCCACGTACTGGGCAGCGAGACGGAACCGGCCATCACAATCATGGGTGGCGCGAGCGAGGCGAAAGGCAACTCGAACTTGACGTCGGAGTTCAACATGCACTGCGACCCTGAGGCAGCGTACATCGTCTTCAACCAGCGTAGTATGCGTCCCGTCCGCGTTGTTTCGTGGGAGGTGACGGTGGACTGCTCCATGACGTGGACGTTCTTTGACAAGTGGATAGGCCGCCAGGAGAACGGGAAGAAGCAGCAAAACCGATTTCAAGTTTTCATTGAGAAGGTGTTCCAGCGGCTGGAGACCTTCACCCGTCCGCTTCCCGACGGCACCAAGGCGAACACCGGGGACGCGGAGGCAACGCAAGACAACACGTGTGTCATCCCTGATGCGGTGGCCGTGGTCGCCGCTCTTTACCCCGAGAGCATTCTGGATCGCTTCATCACCTACTGCACCGTAGAGCTGCACGGACGTGAGACACGTGGTCAAACTTGCCTGGACTGGTACGGCACTAAGCAGTCGATGGCGAAGCGAGGGCGTTGGTGCAACTGCGAGCTGATCACCCGTGTCGATAACGCTCGCTTCTTGGAAGCGATGAATGGCATCCTGGAATACAACGTTTAA
- a CDS encoding putative histone acetyltransferase, with product MSSSAVPAYEGKQKVYALLNGTFHAAIVLEVAEDATEGGFLYYVRYVEQDSRLDQWLQASDIKERHQGRTHHGSSCTHQQYTPSGIKTRRQSHVTEQQNAETAVLTGEGVGMPTEVSANAKGGGAAPHLVKVSKTRARRDSAFFSRTKNIYSICMGPHEVETWYFSPYHLARPEVQQRLQAASQCVTGSTELQLVQSTTSPGGTSGVSTGIADVGGGAGGTGNVSVGAGGSGRGSGAGMRQWPIATRSFSLHICPYCLRPFLDNAAVVRHLQQDCLRHPPGNEIYRDPVRRLVVLELDGSLEPTFCEHLALLSKLFLEHKALDHDMTPFLFYVLCSVETHGLQVLGYFSKEKQTPEPYNLSCILVLPQYQSRGIGRFLIELSYELSRREGKVGTPEKPLSDLGEKLYLSYWADSVTMAIARAMEEGHCVSVDYLVQATAMIQADVIRALQHQKLLNGHQLTISEDIVERCYTKRLTKERDITSYTFYTHLLSWAPGFYEEFRGVPPAPTFVPWRDPSAPHSRTGG from the coding sequence ATGTCGAGCAGTGCCGTCCCCGCGTACGAGGGGAAGCAGAAGGTTTACGCTCTCCTCAACGGTACCTTCCATGCGGCGATTGTGTTGGAGGTAGCAGAAGACGCAACAGAGGGCGGTTTTCTCTACTACGTTCGCTACGTGGAGCAGGACAGCAGGCTGGACCAATGGCTGCAGGCGAGCGACATCAAGGAACGTCACCAGGGCCGCACACATcatggcagcagctgcacccaTCAGCAGTACACGCCGAGCGGTATCAagacgcggcggcagagccaCGTGACGGAGCAGCAGAACGCAGAGACGGCAGTGCTGACGGGCGAAGGGGTTGGTATGCCCACAGAGGTTTCGGCAAACGCGaaaggcggtggtgccgccccGCACCTGGTAAAAGTGTCgaagacgcgcgcgcgacgcgataGCGCGTTTTTCTCACGCACCAAGAACATCTACTCGATCTGCATGGGGCCGCACGAGGTGGAGACGTGGTACTTCAGCCCGTACCACCTCGCCCGCCcagaggtgcagcagcgactgcagGCAGCGTCTCAGTGTGTGACGGGGAGCACCGAGCTGCAGTTGGTTCAATCCACCACGTCGCCAGGCGGCACTAGTGGTGTGAGCACTGGTATCGCCGAcgttggtggtggcgctggtggcaccGGGAATGTCAGCGTAGGGGCGGGCGGGTCAGGCAGAGGGAGTGGTGCCGGTATGCGGCAGTGGCCAATCGCtacgcgctccttctctctccacaTATGCCCCTACTGTCTGCGACCGTTCCTTGACAACGCAGCGGTAGTGCGGCATCTCCAGCAAGACTGCCTACGTCATCCCCCTGGCAACGAGATCTACCGCGACCCAGTGCGGCGCCTCGTCGTGTTGGAGCTGGATGGCTCGCTGGAGCCAACCTTCTGTGAGCACCTTGCTCTTCTCTCGAAGCTCTTTCTTGAGCACAAGGCTCTGGACCACGACATGACGCCCTTCCTGTTCTACGTACTGTGCTCCGTGGAGACGCACGGCCTGCAAGTGTTGGGGTACTTCAGCAAGGAGAAGCAAACCCCGGAGCCGTACAACCTGTCATGCATCTTGGTGCTACCGCAGTATCAGAGCCGCGGCATTGGTCGATTCTTGATCGAGCTCAGCTACGAGCTCTCGCGCCGTGAGGGCAAGGTCGGCACGCCGGAGAAGCCCCTCAGCGACTTGGGTGAGAAGCTGTACCTAAGCTACTGGGCCGACTCCGTCACCATGGCCATTGCCCGGGCTATGGAGGAAGGCCACTGCGTCTCTGTGGATTACCTGGTGCAGGCAACAGCGATGATTCAGGCAGATGTGATACGAGCCTTACAGCACCAGAAGCTTCTGAACGGGCATCAGCTGACCATCTCCGAGGACATTGTTGAACGGTGCTACACGAAGCGCCTCACCAAGGAACGGGACATCACGAGTTACACCTTCTACACACACCTGCTCAGCTGGGCCCCCGGCTTCTACGAAGAGTTCCGTGGcgtgccgccagcgccaacGTTTGTGCCTTGGCGCGACCCAAGCGCGCCCCACTCGCGAACCGGCGGTTGA
- a CDS encoding putative 60S ribosomal protein, with the protein MHRALIASGLMSRCTLAHRYCSTKPAGDNAKLDDLATAYSQLTLREVSDLQRLIFKKLGHSDEFYEKALLRGLGGGGGAVMMAPAAAAAVAPAADAPAADALKTEKKKVEKLTYDVKLEKFAPEIKIKLIKELRTVTNLSIADAKKAVEKCPGLVATNMSKDDAEKLKELYEKLGAKVELL; encoded by the coding sequence ATGCACAGGGCGCTCATTGCAAGCGGCCTCATGAGTCGgtgcacgctggcgcaccGCTACTGCTCCACCAAGCCTGCAGGCGACAACGCGAAGCTCGACGACTTGGCCACCGCGTACTCGCAGCTGACGCTGAGGGAAGTGTCTgacctgcagcgcctcatATTCAAGAAGCTAGGTCACAGCGACGAATTCTACgagaaggcgctgctgcgcggtctaggcggtggcggtggtgcggttATGATGGCtccagctgcggcggcggcggtggcaccggcAGCCGATGCCCCGGCCGCTGACGCGCTCAAGacggagaagaagaaggtTGAGAAGCTCACGTACGATGTTAAGCTCGAAAAGTTTGCGCCAGAGATCAAAATCAAGCTcatcaaggagctgcgcaccgTGACCAACCTCAGCATCGCGGATGCCAAGAAGGCAGTGGAGAAGTGCCCTGGTCTTGTGGCCACCAACATGAGCAAGGACGACGCGGAGAAGCTCAAGGAGCTGTATGAAAAGCTCGGGGCTAAGGTGGAGCTCCTCTAA
- a CDS encoding putative carboxypeptidase: MQAYEELKQLHLQLHNLRHFLALGGWDMQTMMPPKGATARANALAELEAHVRQLHTAPRVALLLKEALLVKDELAEVDRANLREMVRLHELASQLPEELLRRKARLTTLAQQLWVKCRAENDVAAWLPTLQELVDLEREEGRLRAGTSGKSPYDALLGANEPGMTVAKLDAIYADIKSWLPALYKEVLENQKDVDASLTELQTPISKEKQIALGRQLMTDVWRYDWGAGRYDEAPHPFGGMVKEDVRMTYYWSPDNYTKCLLATIHETGHAKYEQNCGPRELLGQPVCEARSGGIHETQSLLAERMIAKSAAFAEYLTPLLKLHLGAQPGLTVENVRKINQLVKPSYIRTLADEVGYSLHVILRYEIERDLIEGSLEAVDVPRVWNEKMKEYMGLETLGRDDLGCLQDIHWAAGYWAGFPAYTIGAIGAAQLMAAIRQQLGDDVVTQCIRTGHIDPILAKQKEMIWDLGCLLETDELLIKATGEPLNPRHLREHLERRYLRKED, translated from the coding sequence ATGCAGGCGTACgaggagctgaagcagctgcatctACAGCTGCACAACCTGCGGCACTTTCTTGCCCTAGGTGGGTGGGACATGCAGACCATGATGCCGCCGAAGGGCGCGACGGCCCGCGCGAACGCGCttgcggagctggaggcgcacgtgcgccagcTTCACACAGCGCCACGCGTTGCGCTCCTGttgaaggaggcgctgctggttAAGGACGAACTCGCCGAGGTGGACCGCGCGAACCTCCGCGAAATGGTGCGTCTGCACGAACTTgcgtcgcagctgccggaggagctgctgcggcgcaagGCGCGGCTGACAACGCTGGCACAGCAGCTGTGGGTGAAATGCCGCGCGGAAAACGACGTTGCTGCGTggctgccgacgctgcaggagctggtggacCTCGAGCGCGAGGAGGGCCGCCTTCGAGCCGGCACGAGCGGGAAGTCCCCGTACGACGCGCTGCTCGGTGCCAACGAGCCCGGGATGACAGTTGCGAAGCTGGACGCAATCTACGCGGACATCAAGTCGTGGCTGCCGGCGCTGTacaaggaggtgctggagaacCAAAAGGACGTGGACGCGAGCCTCACTGAGCTGCAGACGCCGATCtcgaaggagaagcagaTTGCGCTTGGCCGGCAGCTGATGACGGACGTGTGGAGGTACGACTGGGGCGCCGGCCGCTACGACGAGGCACCGCACCCGTTTGGTGGGATGGTGAAGGAGGACGTGCGGATGACGTACTACTGGTCGCCGGACAACTACACCAAGTGCCTCCTGGCGACGATCCACGAGACAGGACACGCCAAGTACGAGCAGAACTGCGGGCCGCGCGAGCTGCTTGGGCAGCCGGTGTGCGAGGCGCGATCCGGCGGCATCCACGAGACgcagtcgctgctggcggagaGGATGATAGCCAAGTCCGCTGCGTTCGCCGAGTAcctgacgccgctgctgaagctgcacCTTGGCGCGCAGCCAGGGCTCACGGTGGAGAACGTGCGCAAGATCAACCAGCTGGTGAAGCCAAGCTACATCCGGACGCTCGCGGACGAGGTGGGTTACTCTCTCCACGTGATCCTGCGCTACGAGATCGAGCGCGACCTGATCGAGGGGAgcctggaggcggtggatgTGCCGCGGGTGTGGAACGAAAAGATGAAGGAGTACATGGGCCTGGAGACGCTTGGGCGTGACGACCTCGGTTGCCTACAGGACATCCACTGGGCTGCCGGCTACTGGGCAGGCTTTCCCGCCTACACGAtcggcgccatcggcgcTGCGCAACTCATGGCGGCCatccgccagcagctgggTGACGACGTCGTGACGCAGTGCATCCGCACGGGCCACATCGATCCCATCTTGGCCAAGCAAAAGGAGATGATCTGGGACCTGGGCTGCCTGCTCGAGACGGACGAGCTGCTTATCAAGGCAACCGGCGAGCCGCTGAACCCGCGCCACCTGCGCGAGCACCTGGAGCGCCGCTACTTGCGCAAAGAGGACTGA